One Struthio camelus isolate bStrCam1 chromosome 10, bStrCam1.hap1, whole genome shotgun sequence genomic region harbors:
- the LOC104140853 gene encoding hypoxanthine-guanine phosphoribosyltransferase translates to MACGLQIKDEESGYNKNLFCIPKHYEDDLERVFIPHGLILDRTERLARDIMQEMGSHHIVALCVLKGGYKFFADLLDHIKVLNQNSDKSVPITVDFVRMKSYCSKTDSSTEKISIIGEELSALNGKNVLVVEDIIETGRTMETLLSKLKDYKPKMVKVVSLLIKRTHQSSGYRPDYTGFEIPDKFVFGYALDYNEYFRDLNHICILKEKAREKYKI, encoded by the exons ATGGCTTGTGGGCTGCAG ataaaagatgaagaaagtggctataataaaaatctgttttgcattccTAAGCATTATGAAGATGATCTAGAAAGAGTCTTCATTCCTCACGGACTCATCCTGGACAG gaCAGAACGTTTGGCAAGAGATATCATGCAAGAGATGGGAAGTCATCACATTGTTGCACTCTGTGTCCTTAAAGGAGGCTATAAATTCTTTGCTGATTTGCTGGACCATATAAAAGTACTAAATCAAAACAGTGATAAATCTGTGCCTATTACTGTGGATTTTGTTAGAATGAAAAGCTACTGTTCCAAA ACTGATTCATCTACAGAAAAAATTAGTATCATTGGAGAAGAACTGTCTGCATTAAATGGGAAG AATGTGTTAGTAGTAGAG gACATTATTGAGACCGGCAGAACAATGGAGACGCTACTTTCAAAACTAAAAGACTACAAACCAAAGATGGTAAAAGTAGTAAG TCTGCTCATTAAAAGAACACATCAAAGTTCAGGTTACAGACCAGACT ACACAGGCTTTGAAATTCCAGACAAATTTGTGTTTGGATATGCTCTTGACTATAATGAATACTTCAGAGATCTAAAT caCATCTGCATTCTGAAAGAGAAAGCCAGAGAGAAATATAAAATCTGA